GAATGAAGAACTCAGTGTTTCAAGAAGATAGATAATCTCTTGTTCTGAGTTTGTTTAACATTCCCAAGTTTTAACAACCAGAGAGTACTGTTTTTTAGAGGATTAATGGAACTGGGTTTTGAAGTAATAGTTGATCTGTAGGAACACAAACATTTagcgaacaaaaaaaaaagagagaacatATAGTCACAACAATAGAGATTGTGTTTGAGTTTCTTGATCTTCAATAACAAAAGTTTTCTCATCTCCTTCATGTGGGGTCTTGTCTTTATTTGCTCTGTTCTCCATATTAACCATTACTACTATTTTCATTATCCACACCTTTCCGCTATTTTCTGTGGAGAAACGACCTTGAAAATGATCCGATAACGACCTCTGGCAGAGAATCTGCTTCTGTTCTCATTTGTTTCAGTCTGTTCTGCTTCTCTTTGTTCGTTCCCACTCTGATATTGCTGCTGACGCTTTCAGCTTCCGGTTTTGAGGCTTTCTGCGAGTATTAGGGGGTTGTAGTTTTCTTTTGGCATTGGTCTCATGAAATGCAGGATGTCGTATATCGTTTCTCCAAAAGTAAGGAGGATATAAGTGATCAACCTTGAGAGGTCGTATAATCTTTTGTTTCTGTAATATGCACTCTCTATCAAATGTATTGAAGCCGAGATTTTAAAattcatcacatatatatatagccaTAGCACAAAAGGTCTCAATAGAGTTGTAGTTAACACTTCGAATGAaatcaattttgaaaaaaagCAACCGAGATCCTATTTTAACAGACAGCCTGAATGTAATAGACCAAACACTTTCACAAAGACGGTGAATAAAAAGACCACTATTGTTCCCTCCGGACCAAATCGGTGGCAGCAGAAGAAGCTCGCCTCGGTATGAAAGATGGTCTTCTGTTCCTGAACTTAAGCGGACTCCACACCACAGCCTTCTTCTGCAATGCAACCACTGTTGGATGGGTCGGCTTCCACGCGCTGCCTCCTCCTCCTACAACAGGACTCTTGTTGAATCTGCTGCTGCTTTTCATTGCATTAGGAGTCACCAGATTGCGATCCGGAGTGAAGAGATTAGAGTATCTCGCCTTTCTCGGGTTACCACCACGGAAGGAAGAAATAGAAGGAGCGCGTGATGGAGTGGTCATGTTCATCATGTAAGACGATGATGGTTCTGGTCTCAGTGTTGCAATAGAGACTCTCCTTCTCGGCTGGAGTGTTTTGTTATTACCTGTTGCAATGGCTAGTGGAGGAGGAGCTGGTCTGAATGCGAtggagcttcttcttggtttcaTTAGTGCATTGATGTCCACTGATGATGATCTTCTGAGGCTGTTATTGTTACCATTGTTATTCTCTTTGCTTGTTGCGTGACTTGCGTCTGAGAATCTCTTGGCAGGAGGAGGTCCCTGAGAGGATTGTTGGGGCATGAAGTTCGTGATTCTTCTGAGTGGCATTCTCATTGATCTTGTTGGAGCCAATGGTGGCTTTTTCTCTGTGATCGTCGGTAGTGCCTCTCTCGGTTGTCTagatgttgttgttgatgatgcaGTGGCTAGAGCTCGTGTCTCCTGCTTGATTCTGGTTTTCCTTTCTTCTGCTAATTGAAATTCCAGATCACGAACCTGCAAAAATGATTTGGTTTTAAATGTTAGAACTTAGAAGAAGAGAACAATCGCAACACATGGGATCCGTTAGCTACCTTATCTTGAAGTCCTTTGCATATGTGCTCTCTAGCAGTGAGGCGTAGCTGTAGTGACTGCACATTGTCCTGCAACTTCTTCGTTTCTTTTTCCTCTTGTTTCAGCTTCTCAGTCTGTTAATTATCacaaaaaaaagacaacaaaaTAAAGTCAGATTAAAGTTAAGTTTAAGCTTAGGTGAAAAAGAGCTCAGAGGAATTGCGTTACCATTTGTTTTAGCTTGAGGAGTTCAGACACGTCCGTCTGTTTCCGGGCAGGTCCACTTTCGATTCCGCGAACTCTGCTTGCGAAGTTTAAGGAGCAAAGTGTCTCTCCTTGATCGGCAGAACTTGGGCTAATTTGAACAAACATCAACGTCTTGCAATCTCCACCTGCAAAGTCACAGTGAAATGGTCACAACATAAgatcaaaaacatgttttatgaTTCATGTAAACAACGGAAAATAGGACAAGTTTTACTCACCCAAAGAGTTTTGTAGCATATGAGTGAGCTTTGAGTTTCTGGCGTTGCACAACAAGGAGACAAAAGTTTGTCAAGAACATAAATTAGTAAAGCTCAAATGCAAAATGTCTTGACAGAAGGGGACGAAGGGGAAAACCTGTAAGGAATGTGGCTTGTTTTTGATGCAAGTGCGGCGATAACATCACCGAGTGCTGAAAGCGACTTATTGATAAACTGAGATTCTTTCAGCCTTTCTCCTTCAGTTTCTACCTTTCCTACTCGCTCACTTCCAGCCAAGTCCACCAGCCAAAGATGGCTTCTGGTTTTCTGGCCATTGATCAGATTCTCTCCCTTCACTGTGACACGCAACAAGCTGCACAAAAGGAAAACTTTATTAGTATGAAAAAAGTTTTGTTTCACATGATTTTAGTCTCCAAACCCTCTTTAGCTTACCAATGAGAGCGGCTGCTTTGCTCGTTTGCAGCTGTTGACCCCACAGATCTAACAGAATACCCTCTCTTGAGCAGATCCCACACTTCATCTGTGTTGAAAACTTGTGCTTCGACTAATCCAGGGACTTCTTGTGTTCCTTCTGCTGATTGCTTAACTTCCAACCTTCATTAAATCAACACATTCAACACACTGTTATTTTGGCTTCTAACAAAAAGAGAAACAGTAAGGCGATATAATTCTATTTATCAAGCAACAAAATGAAGGACTTACTTTTTAGGAGGATGGTTTGAGTTATCAACCAAGAGGTCCCTTATCTTCTCATTGTAAACCTCCAACATGCTAACAGATAGCTCAAACTTCATGAGACGGCTTCTACTCTCTGAAGAGCGAAACAATTCTTCTAATGTCCTGTAGTTCACTCCTCTATTCTCTGGCGTTCCCTCCATGGTAAATGTCTTTCCAGTTCCAGTTTGGCCATAGGCAAATATGCAGACATTGTAACCATCCAGCACAGAAGTAACTATAGGTTTGGTCTGTGCAAAAACCGTCTCTGCACATAAAGAAGACATTGGAAGCACCCAGTACAGTCAGATAAGAAGACTCATTGGTGTAGTACTCAAAGAGCAAAGGTTTATCCATAACAAAGTTAAAACACCCCTCAATTTACCTTGGCTATCCTCAGGCTTAAACACATGGTCAAACTTAAAATGTTTCTTGGAGGAATCGGTTGAAAGTATTTGAAGCTCGTTGTCATGGGAGGCATCAAACTCAACTACAGAAGCACAGCCATTCCCTACTTCAGCTTGGTTAAGAGGCCTGCATCTGCAAAAGACCCTGATATTTCCCTTGAGTTCTATATTTTCATTGTATAACCGCTTCCTCTCTGATGACTCTTCCAAGTACTGCTTTTTCAGAGTTCGAAGCTCAGTATCTACCATGGAACACGTTGATTTACATCAGTATTTGCATTTGAGGTACAAATCTAAAATCAAAGCAAGCAAGTCTTGTATAGAGAAAATTAAAAGGTACTAACTCAGAAGCTGGAGAGCCTTTGACATTTCAGGTTCTACGAAAGAACAATTCTTGATTTCTTTTACTTGGTTGGACACCAACGCATGTTCCTCCTTCAAGACCTATGAAACGAAGTTGAAAAGGGTTaacaaaaaacaacaaaattacTCTCTTTTCTACTGCAACTCATAAGGAAGTGTTGTAATGTTGTTAATTGAAAGGGAGTACCTTGATTTTGCTACTCAAATCAACAATCTTCTGCAGAATTGGAAGCGTTGGTCCACCTGCTGGAGAAACTTCTCGGCTCCCACTTGTAATAGTATCCTCACTTTCTTCCACTGTTCCAGCCAAATCAGTCATACAACCACACATTAGTATTCCTCAGCAAGGAGAATCACATTCAATACAGAGACAACGATCAGTGAGTTGATTCAGCAATCGATAGGACGAGAAAACCCTTACCAGCGTCGGGATCGTGATTGTCAGCAGAGTATCCCTTCGATTCACACGGCGAGACACCTTCGTAGCAGATTTGTGGATGTTGATCTGcgagaaattgaaaaaaaaaaaaaaaaaatcagcgaATCGTTTTCGTTTCTCATCGAGAAAAACGGATCGAACAGCACAGATCAATCAAGAAACGAGTATCGTACCTTCCATGGCGGATTTGCGTTACGAACCCAAAGAAACGAGATCGAgagcaaaagagagagagagagatcgagagATTGAGAGAATCGAGTGAGAGAGATTGAGACGAGAGAGAGATAGCGAGGAGTGTTAGGTCAAAGGGGGAATTTGAATTTAGAAGAATAAGAGCCGTTAGATTTGAGGAGCTTTGTAACGTCTCTAGATATTATCTTCTTCTATTCATTCATCAAGAGGAGCGTCAgaatacggatccggatacgGGTTACCGGGTCAGATACGTTTACTTGTAAAGCCCGTTTAACTTCTAAACCTCTTGTTCACCTAGAGGGTTCCGATCAAAAAAAGGATAAAAGTGTTTACTATTTAATAACAAACTCCTATACTTCTAGTTATTTTACATAAAGGTCCCATATATGCTAATTTACATAGACGCCCCCCCCCTGTGTTGTTGTAGTTCAATTTGATTGGATTTCGATATCAGGATTGCCAGAACCTCTGGTCATGGCTTTCTCTTTAGTACCGAGCTGTTTCCATGGCTATCTCACCAGCTCCTCCTTCTCCACCACTCAGTTTTTCCCGCCTTCTCTTTCTTGCGGCGGCGTCTCTGCTTCTCCCGATTCGAAGCTAAGAACATGTGCCAAATTCGATAAGTTTCAGGGTGATTCTCCTCTTGAACAGACCTCATCAGCTTCTACTTCACAGGAAGTACCACTAGAAGCTGAAGACccaccagaagaagaagaagaagacgatagGTTCAGTAAACTTTCTCAACTTGTTTACTTTGTTCCATAACACGCTCTATGTTATAAAAATTGGgtctttctctgtttttttgaAGGTAAAGCGTCGAGTTCGATTCAAAGTTTGTCactttcctctgttttttaatgtttttgtatgTATATTGGAATAATAATGGAACATATGGTTTGAAAATGTTATGGGTATTGGGTCTTCTTCTGTTTTTGCGTCGAGTTCGAGTCAAAGTTTGTAACTTTGCTCTGTTTCTTAAATGTTTCTGCGTGTCTATGGGAACGTATGGTTTGAAAATGTTATGGGTACTGTGTCTTCTTCTGTTTCTGTGAAGGAAAAGCATCGAGTTCGATTCAAAGTTGGTCGCTTTCCTTAGATTCTGTAATGTTTTTGTGTGTCTATTGGAATAACAAGGGAACATATGGTTTGAAAATGATGTCTTTTTGCAAGTAAATGACTAGAAAAGTATGTAGATCTCTAGTTCCGTACTTTCAGAGGATATAATAATACTTTActtatagatttgttattatcTTTCAGCTGTTTGCCTAATGATTTGGTGGGAGCTGTTAGGCAATCAGGTGAAGCAAGTGCCTCGTTTGTGAACTCGGGAGGAACAAGAGCTATTGTAAGAGCTAGTGaatttttaaatctataatCATCATTCACTAGTTTTCCTCCCTGAGTCTCGACTCTTGAATCTCGCAGGTGGAGCTTTTAATTCCTCAGCTACAGTTCCTAGACGATGAAGGTGCGCAAGCTGAACTCTGGGAGCTTTCTCGCGTTTTCTTGGAGACACTCATCGAAGAAACTGGTTGTGAGGTGAGTTAAACAGTTTTATGAAACTTCTTTTACATGCAGTCTTAGCTCATAGTTCTTTTTGGAATGTTGTTTGTCAGAGAGTTAAAGCTGTGTTTCCAGATGCTGGAGCTGCTGCGTTGCTAAAATATAAGTGGAAGGATGCAGCTTTTGGATTCGCTAGGTAACTTTTTGCTTCATCTTGATATTTCTTTTACTTCCTTTTAGTCATGTTCCATGTTCGTGATGCAGCTTAAGTGACCGTAAACCAGTGGAGAAAGAAGATGAGATCATTGTCATGGTTGTTCCTGATTACCAAATGCTGGAATATGTTGAGAAAATTGCAAAAGGGCTTGCTGATGACCCGGTAACTAAGCTTTGTCAAATACatagtttttaacttttttacacaagaacctttttattttctaacatcAACAAAACATTTTTCTTTGTGCTCTTTCAAGCCAAGGCCTCTGGTTATGTGGAACCCTCGTCTTATAAGCGAGGAAGTTGGGGTTGGGTTTAACGTTAGAAAGCTAAGGCGTTACTTCCTGAGGTAAAATAAAAGGTTAAAAGATCCTTAATGAGAGTtgagaatgtttttttattttaacacggTTTAACTCTTGTAGCTCTTTTACTACGGTTTACTCCATGAGACCTCTAGCTGCTGGTGCTGTTTTCAGATGTTATCCTGGGTAAGAAGACTAAGACTTGATTTATCTTATCTGGTTAAGTTCTACGTAGATGCTATTTAATGATCACTTGTTGTCCTGACTTCATTTATAGTAAATGGAAAGTGTTCTATGACAATAAAGACAGACCCGGCCGGTATCTACTCGCCAAAGAACTCATTGGTCGACCTGATGCTGAGGATCTTGAGGTTAGTTGAATACTAGATTTGAGTTGTCACATTCTTACTTGCACTGAAAGGAATTGAATGCATAGCTGATTTTGTGCAGATTATATATGGGAACGTGGAAGAGAAACCAGATGAAGAACCATCTTTATTGACTCAAGCTGCTGGAATATTCTCATCCATTAACAGGTTCATGAAAGCTATGTGAAGATGATTTCTTCTCTCACAGAGTAGTACTGTTCACTTCACTAGTGTATTATGAATGTAACAGAAGGGTATGATGTATATCTTTGTATGCTattacatgataaaaaaaaaaatagagtacaTACTTCTTCTGTGCGTCAGTGAACCTCTCTACTGTTACATAGCGATATGATGACAACCTCATGGAGATCGTTGCGTTTGCCTGGTGCTGGAGAATTTAGTTCACCTTCTGAGTTGTGCAGTAGAGAACATAGATGGGAACATGAGCAACATAAACAGTCTGCATGTTTGGGTTGAAGATTCAGGTTGTTGCTTCTGATATAGTACTGTGGTTTAATGATAGCAACTCTGCTTAAGTCAAAACAATCATTAGGTTTCGATCCGACATGTGCCTCGCTTGCACTCTCCTTCCATTTTTTCCACTTTATGAGTATAAATGTTAGCCAAGGGTTCACATAATACATGAGAAAGTAAAAGGAAGGTTGTTCATGTTTTATTGGGCTTTAAGATCACATAATCAAACTCTGAAAGCCCAACAGGCCCAACGCTATCTAAACCctttaaataaattgttttaaaataattatacaaaaaaaaactgaaactgaGACGGATAATCGCCGTCGTCAGTGTGCGTGAATTTGATCGGCGATCTCCGTCGCAGCTGTTCAAAACTGACGAAAACACACACTGTTTGATTAAAGAGAGATACTTTTctctgttttagtttttttttttataaagggaGACACTTTAACTTAGTCAGATTTTTTCAATTTCGAATCTTTGGAAACTGTTGAGTCGCTCCAGTAATGGCGGATTTTCAGACATCAACTCAACGGGCCAAGTGGGTTTTCACTCCCCAGAAACTGGTATCTTACTTCCCTTTTCATCTCCTGTTCTGCTATTGCTTTTATGGTCTCTCTGTTTCGTGAGCTTTATAAAGTTTTCATCTTTATTGTCTTTTTGATTGCGTCACAGAGACTACCTTCATCTGTGCTCACTTTTCTCTGTTGTTTGTGTTTGGTGTTTATGAGCATTTATAAACTAGATGGATTCGTTCATTTgttcatttcatttttaattttgtttgctTTTTCTCAGACATGTTTTATGTATATAGAAAGGAACGGCATTTTTGATGGCTTTGTTTGATGCAATTAGAGAGTGAGATTAATTCTAGAATTAGAGGCGCTTAGTGCTAGCTTTTCTAACTAACTTTTAGCTTGCTTACTTATGTGtgtgttattgttgttgttctaCTTATTGTTGTGATTGTAGGCAGAGAGATATAAAGCTGCTAACCAGAGGGCAGTGCAATTTCTGGAGAAGGTTTGTTGATATAGAACATTAGTAACTCCATTGCTAGATTCTAACTTCTTCTAATCCATAGTGTGGAACAACCCAAGTTGAAGTAGATGCCAGTGGATCACTAACTTATCCTACTGACAAAGGTGACGCACGAGATCActgtaagttttattttatttatttatttatttgaccATAGTTCGTCCAATATTTTCATCATTATGGTTTTGTTGGTCAGAATTTTAAATGaattgttatcttttttttgctGATTTACTCTCTCTTAGCTGATAAGAAGCTTAAACCATTGAGTGTTGATGAAGAACGTTTCATGAGAGCTTTTTATGAGGCCAAAGTCCAAGAAGTCTGCAGTGCCTTTGAGTTTCCTCACAAGATTCAGGTGCATTTGCTCTTCTTCCAAGATGAAAGTTCATTATGATGAAGTCAAAAATAAAACTAGcgggattctttttttttttccttctaatCTTTTTGCAGGCAACAGCACTCCAATACTTCAAAAGGTTTTATCTGCAATGGTCTGTTATGCAACATCACCCAAAAGAAATAATGTAAGGCtcttttaaatcttaaaaatgcACACAGGCTTTACCAATTTGCTTTCCCATgacaaaaacatgttttgaaaATGCATTTTGAATGGCTTTTATTAGGCAGTTAATTATCCCATTTTGAAATTGTGTAATTTTGGACTAACTGATACCTTTCATTGAACAGGCTAACATGCGTGTATGCAGCATGTAAAATAGAGGAGAATCATGTATCTGCTGAGGAGATAGGGAAGGGGATTAAACAAGATCACCACGTCATCCTCAAGTATGAGATGGCTGTTCTTCAGGCATGATTTAATTATCTTTAGCAACTTCCCTGATgtccttttctctctctttgttttttctgttcatattatattcttttatttgCAGAGTTTGGAGTTTGATCTGATTGTTTTTGCACCTTATCGTGCAATGGAAGGCTTTGTCAGTAACATGGAGGTAACTCTTGGCTCTCTAAATCTTTTTCATCCTTGTTAACTTCACGTTGTCTCCAAAagtgacatttatcttttcatcCTCCTCCAGGAGTTTCTTCAAGCTAGAGACGATGAGATCCAAAAACTGCAGGTAGATCTCTCTTCATAATTACTTAGT
This genomic stretch from Brassica napus cultivar Da-Ae chromosome C9, Da-Ae, whole genome shotgun sequence harbors:
- the BNAC09G03230D gene encoding uncharacterized protein BNAC09G03230D, with the protein product MAFSLVPSCFHGYLTSSSFSTTQFFPPSLSCGGVSASPDSKLRTCAKFDKFQGDSPLEQTSSASTSQEVPLEAEDPPEEEEEDDSCLPNDLVGAVRQSGEASASFVNSGGTRAIVELLIPQLQFLDDEGAQAELWELSRVFLETLIEETGCERVKAVFPDAGAAALLKYKWKDAAFGFASLSDRKPVEKEDEIIVMVVPDYQMLEYVEKIAKGLADDPPRPLVMWNPRLISEEVGVGFNVRKLRRYFLSSFTTVYSMRPLAAGAVFRCYPGKWKVFYDNKDRPGRYLLAKELIGRPDAEDLEIIYGNVEEKPDEEPSLLTQAAGIFSSINRFMKAM
- the LOC125593284 gene encoding kinesin-like protein KIN-14S, translating into MEDQHPQICYEGVSPCESKGYSADNHDPDAVEESEDTITSGSREVSPAGGPTLPILQKIVDLSSKIKVLKEEHALVSNQVKEIKNCSFVEPEMSKALQLLNTELRTLKKQYLEESSERKRLYNENIELKGNIRVFCRCRPLNQAEVGNGCASVVEFDASHDNELQILSTDSSKKHFKFDHVFKPEDSQETVFAQTKPIVTSVLDGYNVCIFAYGQTGTGKTFTMEGTPENRGVNYRTLEELFRSSESRSRLMKFELSVSMLEVYNEKIRDLLVDNSNHPPKKLEVKQSAEGTQEVPGLVEAQVFNTDEVWDLLKRGYSVRSVGSTAANEQSSRSHCLLRVTVKGENLINGQKTRSHLWLVDLAGSERVGKVETEGERLKESQFINKSLSALGDVIAALASKTSHIPYRNSKLTHMLQNSLGGDCKTLMFVQISPSSADQGETLCSLNFASRVRGIESGPARKQTDVSELLKLKQMTEKLKQEEKETKKLQDNVQSLQLRLTAREHICKGLQDKVRDLEFQLAEERKTRIKQETRALATASSTTTSRQPREALPTITEKKPPLAPTRSMRMPLRRITNFMPQQSSQGPPPAKRFSDASHATSKENNNGNNNSLRRSSSVDINALMKPRRSSIAFRPAPPPLAIATGNNKTLQPRRRVSIATLRPEPSSSYMMNMTTPSRAPSISSFRGGNPRKARYSNLFTPDRNLVTPNAMKSSSRFNKSPVVGGGGSAWKPTHPTVVALQKKAVVWSPLKFRNRRPSFIPRRASSAATDLVRREQ
- the LOC106436587 gene encoding cyclin-H1-1 encodes the protein MADFQTSTQRAKWVFTPQKLAERYKAANQRAVQFLEKCGTTQVEVDASGSLTYPTDKGDARDHSDKKLKPLSVDEERFMRAFYEAKVQEVCSAFEFPHKIQATALQYFKRFYLQWSVMQHHPKEIMLTCVYAACKIEENHVSAEEIGKGIKQDHHVILKYEMAVLQSLEFDLIVFAPYRAMEGFVSNMEEFLQARDDEIQKLQSLLKAATAEADKVMLTDAPLLFSPGQLALAALRIANGVLGVIDFDRYLENILSQPNSEHTTSELSKLLDGIESLVKNYKYPSEKDMKHINRKLKSCLGHSSSHDESKKREKRSKHKSHRSSNDAPNGPPTS